Proteins from a single region of Chryseobacterium scophthalmum:
- a CDS encoding bacteriocin-like protein, translating to MKNLKKLNKNQLKTITGNGIKPLPEPDFCMYYCNGIVVCATCSDDFKCPDDSI from the coding sequence ATGAAAAATTTAAAAAAATTAAACAAAAATCAATTAAAAACAATTACAGGAAACGGAATTAAGCCATTACCGGAACCAGATTTCTGCATGTATTATTGCAATGGCATTGTAGTTTGTGCAACCTGCAGTGATGATTTTAAATGTCCCGATGATTCTATTTAA
- a CDS encoding response regulator translates to MDKKIVLIQDNEETLNIMDEVLKDEGFDVVPSLTTEPIDKLDEIEPDVLIVDDHIKGKKTGSEVIAELKSDPETEDLSAILTSTSYDLPKTAENCNADDYIEKPFDIDHLIDVVNKNS, encoded by the coding sequence ATGGATAAAAAAATTGTGCTGATTCAGGATAATGAAGAGACCCTTAACATTATGGATGAAGTGCTAAAAGACGAAGGATTTGATGTTGTTCCATCATTAACTACAGAACCTATCGATAAGCTTGATGAAATTGAACCAGACGTTCTGATTGTAGATGATCATATCAAAGGAAAAAAAACCGGTTCTGAGGTTATCGCAGAATTAAAATCAGATCCTGAAACTGAAGATTTATCAGCTATCCTAACTTCCACATCTTATGATCTACCGAAAACAGCAGAAAATTGTAATGCTGATGATTATATAGAAAAACCATTTGATATCGATCACCTGATAGATGTGGTTAACAAAAATTCATAA